One window from the genome of Leucobacter aridicollis encodes:
- a CDS encoding FadR/GntR family transcriptional regulator, giving the protein MDWTSLKPATTLSLPDRLSVDLERLILDGELAPGDRLPPERALAEHLGVSRVSIREALRELENRGLIDRKPGRGTVVLSPGERSGIVDQMGEAVNAAAAEMRDIMELRAIVEPPIARITAGRARPRDIAQLRELVEAMESDTAKDRYAELDRAFHQSIAQYTHNPLLELINEQIAQQIAPSRGTRYQTRARRQVSSAAHRRIFEAIAAGDGDLAEAEARAHVLDIAEQIALAGEGEDRSQRISAAPDTDDTQDRGPRA; this is encoded by the coding sequence ATGGATTGGACCTCCCTGAAGCCCGCGACGACGCTGTCGCTGCCGGACCGCCTCTCAGTCGACCTCGAACGACTCATTCTCGACGGTGAGCTTGCGCCGGGGGACCGATTGCCGCCGGAGCGCGCCCTCGCGGAGCACCTCGGGGTATCACGCGTCTCGATCCGAGAAGCACTTCGCGAGCTCGAGAATCGAGGCCTCATCGACCGCAAGCCCGGTCGGGGCACAGTCGTGCTCAGCCCGGGGGAGCGCTCGGGTATCGTTGACCAGATGGGCGAAGCGGTGAACGCCGCAGCCGCCGAGATGCGTGACATCATGGAGCTTCGCGCGATCGTTGAGCCCCCGATCGCCCGCATCACGGCGGGTCGGGCAAGGCCGCGCGACATTGCGCAGCTTCGCGAGCTTGTCGAAGCGATGGAGAGCGACACCGCGAAAGACAGGTATGCGGAGCTTGACCGCGCCTTCCACCAGTCGATCGCGCAGTACACACACAACCCGCTGCTGGAACTCATCAACGAGCAGATCGCGCAGCAGATTGCACCGAGCCGTGGCACCCGCTATCAAACCCGGGCGAGACGCCAGGTGTCGAGCGCGGCGCACCGACGCATCTTCGAAGCCATTGCCGCAGGGGACGGTGACCTCGCGGAGGCAGAGGCCCGCGCCCACGTGCTCGACATCGCCGAGCAGATCGCGCTCGCAGGCGAGGGCGAGGACAGGTCGCAACGAATCTCCGCCGCACCCGATACCGACGACACGCAAGATAGGGGGCCACGCGCATGA
- a CDS encoding peptide MFS transporter yields the protein MTKPRPSTAASPGAPEHTTQPGTGVTTALGIVVDDAKPSGLLTLSGVEMWERFSFYGLQVLLAYYLYYSLGEGGLGLPQPVALGIAGAYGGLVYIAQIVGAWVADRVLAPKYVVLVGGSAILAGHIMLAIVPGLTGLIIGLALIVIGTGGLKVNTTMMVGELYPNGGPRRDAGYSIYYMGITIGAFAGPLVTGWLNQSWGFHVAFGAAAAGMALGLGQYIFGMRRLPASTGMVPNPLPAAQRVRWIWITAILIAAIALAVAFGLVRPDNISNVVALVVLIATLGLFTMLLTNRKVSKQERRAVVRYIPVFLMSLVFWTLLFQLFTAFAVFADTKIHLTVGSLTMPPSLIVTLESLAVAAITALLAVLWTRSRASRMQPITKLVVGVIAMSAGAAIIVPFGLAAGVTMPLLIALLVMVFFAFGESLFAPSALSFTAELAPKAATSQMTALYFLTMAGGSTFAGWISQSYREGSEAQYFAMVAIVSLALIVVLGIAYKLVDRAMSSR from the coding sequence ATGACGAAACCCCGCCCCTCCACCGCCGCCTCGCCCGGCGCGCCGGAGCACACCACTCAACCCGGAACCGGTGTCACGACAGCCCTTGGCATCGTGGTCGATGATGCCAAGCCGAGTGGCCTCCTCACTCTCTCAGGCGTCGAAATGTGGGAGCGCTTCAGCTTCTACGGCCTGCAAGTGCTGCTCGCCTACTACCTCTACTACTCACTCGGCGAAGGTGGGCTTGGTCTCCCCCAGCCTGTCGCGCTCGGGATCGCCGGAGCTTACGGCGGCCTCGTCTACATCGCCCAGATCGTTGGCGCCTGGGTCGCAGACCGAGTTCTCGCCCCCAAGTACGTCGTGCTCGTTGGCGGCTCGGCGATCCTCGCGGGCCACATCATGCTCGCAATCGTCCCCGGGCTCACCGGCCTCATCATCGGCCTCGCGCTCATCGTGATCGGCACCGGCGGCCTCAAGGTGAACACCACAATGATGGTGGGCGAGCTGTACCCGAACGGTGGCCCACGCCGCGACGCCGGCTACTCCATCTACTACATGGGCATCACCATCGGCGCGTTCGCAGGGCCGCTCGTCACCGGCTGGCTGAACCAGTCCTGGGGCTTCCACGTCGCCTTCGGCGCAGCCGCCGCGGGCATGGCCCTCGGTCTCGGCCAGTACATCTTCGGAATGCGCCGATTGCCCGCAAGCACCGGGATGGTGCCAAACCCCCTTCCCGCAGCCCAGCGGGTGCGGTGGATCTGGATCACCGCGATCCTGATCGCCGCAATCGCCCTCGCGGTCGCCTTCGGTCTCGTGCGCCCCGACAACATCAGTAACGTCGTCGCGCTCGTCGTACTGATCGCAACGCTCGGCCTGTTCACGATGCTGCTCACCAACAGAAAAGTCAGCAAGCAGGAACGCCGTGCGGTCGTGCGCTACATCCCCGTGTTCCTCATGAGCCTCGTGTTCTGGACACTCCTGTTCCAGCTCTTCACCGCTTTCGCAGTGTTCGCCGACACGAAAATTCACCTCACAGTCGGGTCCCTCACGATGCCGCCTTCACTCATCGTGACGCTTGAAAGCCTCGCAGTCGCGGCGATCACCGCGCTCCTCGCCGTACTCTGGACCCGCAGCCGCGCGTCACGCATGCAGCCAATCACCAAGCTCGTCGTTGGCGTCATCGCGATGTCTGCTGGCGCGGCGATCATCGTGCCGTTCGGACTCGCTGCAGGCGTGACAATGCCACTGCTTATCGCGCTCCTCGTCATGGTGTTCTTCGCCTTCGGCGAATCGCTCTTCGCGCCGTCAGCCCTGTCGTTCACCGCCGAGCTCGCACCGAAGGCCGCAACGTCACAGATGACCGCACTGTACTTCCTCACCATGGCCGGCGGGTCGACCTTCGCCGGATGGATCTCACAGTCCTACCGCGAAGGCTCGGAGGCACAGTACTTCGCGATGGTCGCCATCGTCTCGCTCGCCCTCATCGTCGTGCTCGGGATCGCCTACAAGCTCGTGGACCGGGCGATGTCTAGCCGCTAG